In one window of Burkholderia cenocepacia DNA:
- a CDS encoding class 1 fructose-bisphosphatase — MSIARRTTLSKFLIEQQRETNNLPADLRLLIEVVARACKAISYNVSKGALGDALGTAGSENVQGEVQKKLDILSNEILLDANEWGGNLAAMASEEMETFFPIPANYPRGEYLLVFDPLDGSSNIDVNVSIGTIFSVLRCPDGKQATEESFLQPGTEQVAAGYAVYGPQTVFVLTTGNGVNCFTLDREVGSWVLTQSNMQIPADTREYAINASNARHWYDPVKRYVDELNAGKDGPRGDNFNMRWIASMVADVHRILNRGGIFMYPADKRTPDRPGKLRLMYEANPMSFIVEQAGGAATTGTQRIMEVQPTGLHQRVPVFLGSKNEVERVTGYHDEAK, encoded by the coding sequence ATGTCCATTGCCCGCCGCACCACGCTGTCGAAGTTCCTGATCGAACAGCAACGTGAGACCAACAACCTCCCCGCCGACCTGCGCCTGCTGATCGAAGTCGTCGCCCGCGCGTGCAAGGCGATCAGCTACAACGTGTCGAAGGGCGCGCTCGGCGACGCGCTCGGCACCGCCGGCAGCGAGAACGTCCAGGGCGAAGTGCAGAAGAAGCTCGACATCCTGTCGAACGAGATCCTGCTCGACGCGAACGAATGGGGCGGCAACCTCGCCGCGATGGCGTCGGAAGAAATGGAAACGTTCTTCCCGATCCCGGCGAACTACCCGCGCGGCGAATACCTGCTCGTGTTCGATCCGCTCGACGGCTCGTCGAACATCGACGTGAACGTGTCGATCGGCACGATCTTCTCGGTGCTGCGCTGCCCGGACGGCAAGCAGGCGACCGAGGAATCGTTCCTGCAGCCCGGCACGGAGCAGGTCGCCGCGGGTTATGCGGTGTACGGCCCGCAGACGGTGTTCGTGCTGACGACCGGCAACGGCGTGAACTGCTTCACGCTCGACCGCGAAGTCGGCTCGTGGGTGCTCACGCAGAGCAACATGCAGATCCCGGCCGACACGCGCGAATACGCGATCAACGCATCGAACGCACGCCACTGGTACGACCCGGTCAAGCGCTATGTCGACGAGCTGAACGCCGGCAAGGACGGCCCGCGCGGCGACAACTTCAACATGCGCTGGATCGCGTCGATGGTGGCCGACGTGCACCGGATCCTGAATCGCGGCGGCATCTTCATGTACCCGGCCGACAAGCGCACGCCCGATCGTCCGGGCAAGCTGCGCCTGATGTATGAAGCGAACCCGATGTCGTTCATCGTCGAACAGGCGGGCGGCGCGGCGACGACCGGTACGCAGCGCATCATGGAAGTGCAGCCCACCGGCCTGCACCAGCGCGTGCCCGTGTTCCTCGGTTCGAAGAACGAAGTCGAGCGCGTGACCGGCTATCACGACGAAGCAAAATAA
- the pepN gene encoding aminopeptidase N, with protein MSDNASSTVIRRADYTPPAFLIDSVALEFDLAPARTIVRNTMRVRRNPDAAPAPHLELMGEALEFLGARLDGAPHGAVRAHEHGLTVENVPDAFELTLESACAPDQNTTLSGLYVSSGNFFTQCEAEGFRRITYFLDRPDVMASYTVTLRADKAAYPVLLSNGNLVDSGDLPDGRHFAKWEDPFRKPSYLFALVAGKLVAIEETITTGSGKEKLLQVWVEPADLDKTRHAMDSLIHSIRWDEKRFGLELDLDRFMIVAVGDFNMGAMENKGLNIFNTKYVLANPETATDTDFANIESVVGHEYFHNWTGNRVTCRDWFQLSLKEGLTVFRDQEFSADMAAGDDVESAARAVKRIEDVRVLRQLQFAEDAGPMAHPVRPESYVEINNFYTMTVYEKGSEVVRMYQTLFGRDGFRKGMDLYFKRHDGHAVTCDDFRHAMADANGRDLAQFERWYSQAGTPRVSVRTAYDAAARRYTVTLAQGYGDASPAARETQQGPLLIPFAIGLIGRDGRDLPLRLDGEAAASGTTRVLEFTDTEQTFTFVDVPEAPLPSLLRNFSSPVIVEYDYSDDDLAFLLAHDSDPFNRWEAGQRLATRALLTLAARAAANAPLTLGENFVAAFRRVLTDESLSPAFRELALTLPSETYLADQMAEADPAAVHRARQFVRRQLATALRADWLAAYEQHQTPGAYEPTPEASGRRALKNLALAYLAELEDPADAVRLATAQYDAANNMTDRAAALGALLSAAAAGANEPAEKALDDFYRRFEKEALVIDKWFAMQAAQRGTPAQPTLAKVRKLLAHPAFNLKNPNRARSLIFSFCAANPAQFHAADGSGYAFWAEQVLALDAINPQVAARLARSLELWRRFTPALRDRMRDALEQVAAGAKSRDVREIVEKALA; from the coding sequence ATGTCCGACAACGCCTCCTCCACCGTGATCCGCCGCGCCGACTACACGCCGCCGGCCTTCCTCATCGATTCCGTCGCACTCGAATTCGATCTCGCGCCGGCCCGCACGATCGTCAGGAATACGATGCGCGTGCGCCGCAATCCGGATGCCGCGCCCGCGCCGCACCTGGAGCTGATGGGCGAGGCGCTCGAATTCCTCGGCGCGCGGCTGGACGGCGCGCCGCACGGCGCGGTGCGCGCGCACGAGCACGGCCTGACGGTCGAGAACGTGCCCGACGCGTTCGAGCTGACGCTCGAAAGCGCGTGCGCACCCGACCAGAATACGACGCTGTCGGGCCTGTACGTGTCGAGCGGCAACTTCTTCACGCAGTGCGAAGCCGAAGGCTTTCGCCGCATCACCTACTTCCTCGACCGCCCCGACGTGATGGCGTCGTACACCGTCACGCTGCGCGCCGACAAGGCCGCGTACCCGGTGCTGCTGTCGAACGGCAACCTCGTCGATTCGGGCGACCTGCCCGACGGCCGCCACTTCGCGAAATGGGAAGACCCGTTCCGCAAGCCGAGCTATCTGTTCGCGCTGGTCGCGGGCAAGCTCGTCGCGATCGAGGAAACGATCACGACCGGCTCCGGCAAGGAAAAGCTGCTGCAGGTGTGGGTCGAACCGGCCGATCTCGACAAGACGCGACACGCGATGGATTCGCTGATCCACTCGATCCGCTGGGACGAAAAGCGCTTCGGCCTCGAGCTCGATCTCGACCGCTTCATGATCGTCGCGGTCGGCGACTTCAACATGGGCGCGATGGAGAACAAGGGGCTCAACATCTTCAACACGAAGTACGTGCTGGCGAACCCCGAGACCGCGACCGACACCGATTTCGCGAACATCGAGTCGGTGGTCGGCCACGAGTACTTCCACAACTGGACCGGCAACCGCGTGACCTGCCGCGACTGGTTCCAGTTGAGCCTGAAGGAAGGCCTGACGGTGTTCCGCGACCAGGAGTTCTCGGCCGACATGGCCGCGGGCGACGACGTCGAATCGGCGGCCCGTGCGGTCAAGCGCATCGAGGACGTGCGCGTGCTGCGCCAGTTGCAGTTCGCCGAGGACGCCGGCCCGATGGCGCACCCGGTGCGCCCGGAGAGCTACGTCGAGATCAACAACTTCTACACGATGACCGTCTACGAGAAAGGCTCGGAAGTCGTGCGGATGTACCAGACGCTGTTCGGCCGCGACGGCTTCCGCAAGGGGATGGATCTCTACTTCAAGCGCCACGACGGCCATGCGGTGACCTGCGACGACTTCCGCCACGCGATGGCCGACGCGAACGGGCGCGACCTCGCACAGTTCGAGCGCTGGTACAGCCAGGCCGGCACGCCGCGCGTGTCGGTGCGCACCGCGTACGATGCGGCCGCGCGCCGCTACACGGTCACCCTCGCGCAAGGCTACGGCGACGCGTCGCCGGCCGCGCGCGAAACGCAGCAAGGGCCGCTGCTGATCCCGTTCGCGATCGGCCTGATCGGCCGCGACGGCCGCGACCTGCCGCTGCGTCTGGACGGCGAAGCCGCCGCCTCGGGCACGACGCGCGTGCTCGAATTCACCGACACCGAGCAGACCTTCACGTTCGTCGACGTGCCGGAAGCGCCGCTGCCGTCGCTGCTGCGCAACTTCTCGTCGCCGGTGATCGTCGAGTACGACTACAGCGACGACGATCTCGCGTTCCTGCTCGCGCACGACAGCGATCCGTTCAACCGCTGGGAGGCCGGCCAGCGCCTCGCGACGCGCGCGCTGCTGACGCTCGCCGCGCGTGCCGCCGCCAACGCGCCGCTCACGCTCGGCGAGAACTTCGTCGCCGCGTTCCGCCGCGTGCTGACCGATGAAAGCCTGTCGCCGGCATTCCGCGAACTCGCGCTGACGCTGCCGTCGGAAACCTACCTCGCCGACCAGATGGCCGAGGCCGATCCGGCTGCCGTGCATCGCGCGCGCCAGTTCGTGCGTCGCCAGCTCGCGACCGCGCTGCGCGCCGACTGGCTCGCCGCGTACGAGCAGCACCAGACGCCCGGCGCCTACGAGCCGACGCCGGAAGCCTCGGGCCGCCGCGCGCTGAAGAACCTCGCGCTCGCGTATCTCGCCGAACTCGAGGACCCGGCCGATGCCGTGCGCCTCGCCACCGCCCAGTACGACGCGGCGAACAACATGACCGATCGCGCGGCGGCGCTCGGCGCGCTGCTGTCCGCGGCCGCGGCGGGCGCGAACGAACCGGCCGAGAAGGCGCTCGACGACTTCTACCGTCGCTTCGAGAAGGAAGCGCTCGTGATCGACAAGTGGTTCGCGATGCAGGCGGCGCAACGCGGCACGCCCGCGCAGCCGACGCTCGCGAAGGTGCGCAAGCTGCTCGCCCACCCCGCGTTCAATCTGAAGAACCCGAACCGCGCACGTTCGCTGATCTTCAGCTTCTGCGCGGCGAATCCGGCCCAATTCCACGCGGCCGACGGCTCGGGCTACGCGTTCTGGGCCGAACAGGTGCTCGCGCTCGACGCGATCAACCCGCAGGTCGCGGCACGCCTCGCGCGCTCGCTCGAACTGTGGCGCCGCTTCACGCCGGCGCTGCGCGACCGGATGCGCGACGCGCTCGAACAGGTCGCTGCCGGCGCGAAATCGCGTGACGTGCGAGAGATCGTCGAGAAGGCGCTCGCGTAA
- a CDS encoding DUF4136 domain-containing protein — protein sequence MKREWIFRGAGWAAALCVALLTGCTSYVTTQVTAFSDWSGSDATRTYAFTRTDAQKNSIEQSTYEPIVANELSAYAFRQVPQSQARYLVGLTYAVGSDLVTVPQPVYYDPWFMGPGPYWRGGPWSPWGPWGPWGPMPAGYVAQTYQVFDYTLGIRITERATGKEVYNVSARTTGDNGTLLYAMPFLARSALADFPLSNGAVRTIRLPVDKRGGPAAPAANERAVPAAPASGAAVAK from the coding sequence ATGAAACGCGAATGGATTTTTCGCGGTGCGGGCTGGGCGGCGGCGCTGTGCGTCGCGCTGCTGACGGGCTGCACCAGCTACGTGACCACCCAGGTCACGGCCTTCTCCGACTGGAGCGGCAGCGACGCGACCCGCACCTATGCGTTCACGCGCACGGATGCGCAGAAGAACAGCATCGAACAGTCGACCTACGAGCCGATCGTTGCGAACGAGTTGTCCGCGTATGCGTTCCGACAGGTGCCGCAGTCGCAGGCACGCTATCTCGTCGGGCTGACCTATGCGGTCGGCAGCGATCTCGTGACGGTGCCGCAGCCGGTCTACTATGACCCGTGGTTCATGGGACCCGGGCCGTACTGGCGGGGCGGGCCATGGAGTCCCTGGGGTCCGTGGGGCCCCTGGGGGCCGATGCCGGCCGGCTATGTCGCGCAGACCTACCAGGTGTTCGACTACACGCTGGGCATCCGCATCACCGAGCGTGCGACGGGCAAGGAGGTCTACAACGTGTCGGCGCGCACGACCGGCGACAACGGCACGCTGCTGTACGCGATGCCGTTCCTCGCGCGCAGCGCGCTCGCCGATTTCCCGTTGTCGAACGGCGCGGTCCGCACGATCCGGCTGCCGGTCGACAAGCGCGGCGGCCCGGCGGCGCCGGCCGCCAACGAGCGCGCGGTGCCGGCCGCGCCCGCATCGGGCGCGGCCGTCGCGAAGTAG
- a CDS encoding TMEM165/GDT1 family protein, with protein MSQAFLISTGAVALAEIGDKTQLLSLVLAARYRKPVPIILGVLVATLVNHGFAGALGEWLGVLVTPSIMRWALAFSFIAMGLWILVPDKLDEDEANATRSRLGVFGATLVAFFLAEMGDKTQIATVALAARFQDYIGVVAGTTFGMMLANVPAILLGDRFAHRLPTKLVHGIAAVLFVVLGALALLGIGV; from the coding sequence GTGTCTCAAGCCTTCCTGATCTCCACCGGCGCCGTCGCCCTCGCTGAAATCGGCGACAAGACCCAACTGCTTTCCCTCGTTCTGGCCGCGCGCTATCGCAAGCCGGTGCCGATCATTCTTGGCGTGCTCGTCGCGACGCTCGTCAACCACGGTTTCGCCGGCGCGCTCGGTGAATGGCTGGGCGTGCTCGTCACGCCGTCGATCATGCGCTGGGCGCTCGCGTTCTCGTTCATCGCGATGGGGCTGTGGATCCTGGTGCCGGACAAGCTCGACGAGGACGAGGCCAATGCGACCCGCTCGCGGCTCGGCGTGTTCGGCGCGACGCTGGTCGCGTTCTTCCTCGCGGAAATGGGCGACAAGACGCAGATCGCGACCGTCGCGCTGGCCGCGCGCTTCCAGGATTACATCGGCGTCGTGGCCGGCACGACGTTCGGGATGATGCTCGCGAACGTGCCGGCGATCCTGCTCGGCGACCGTTTCGCGCACCGCCTGCCGACCAAGCTCGTGCACGGGATCGCGGCCGTGCTGTTCGTCGTGCTCGGCGCGCTGGCGCTGCTGGGTATCGGGGTCTGA
- the guaD gene encoding guanine deaminase has product MTQTAFRSQLLTFNGDPAQSSQAANYETDGLLIVDDGKVVAAGPYAQLAATLARDAVVHDLRDKLIVPGFIDTHIHYPQTDMIASPAPGLLPWLDQYTFPTERQFGDPEHAREVADFFVDELLACGTTSALVYCTVHKQSAEALFAASDARNLRMIAGKVLMDRNCPEFLRDTAQSGYDDSAELIDRWHGKGRQMYALTPRFAPTSTEAQLEACGELARRHPDVFVQSHVAENVDEVKWVAELFPGHRSYLDIYDRYGLLRPRAVYGHCIHLDDEDRRRMAETRTVVAHCPTSNFFLGSGLFDFDKAGEHDVPVTLATDVGGGTSFSMLQTMNEAHKVARLSGHHLTATRMFWLATAGAAQALDLADTVGTLKPRTEADFVVLDPQATPLLARRTKRAESLEELLFAFALLGDDRAVYRTYAAGELVHERGAARRPAAA; this is encoded by the coding sequence ATGACGCAAACCGCTTTCCGTTCCCAGCTGCTGACCTTCAACGGCGACCCGGCGCAATCCAGCCAGGCCGCGAACTACGAGACCGACGGGCTCCTGATCGTCGACGACGGCAAGGTCGTCGCGGCCGGCCCGTATGCGCAGCTCGCCGCGACCCTTGCGCGCGACGCGGTGGTCCACGACCTGCGCGACAAGCTGATCGTGCCCGGCTTCATCGACACGCACATCCACTATCCGCAGACGGACATGATCGCGTCGCCGGCGCCCGGCCTGTTGCCGTGGCTCGACCAGTACACGTTCCCGACCGAGCGCCAGTTCGGCGACCCCGAGCATGCGCGCGAAGTCGCCGACTTCTTCGTCGACGAACTGCTCGCGTGCGGCACGACGAGCGCACTCGTCTACTGCACGGTGCACAAGCAGTCGGCCGAGGCGCTGTTCGCGGCGAGCGACGCGCGCAACCTGCGGATGATCGCGGGCAAGGTGCTGATGGACCGCAACTGCCCCGAATTCCTGCGCGACACCGCGCAATCGGGCTATGACGACAGCGCCGAGCTGATCGACCGCTGGCATGGCAAGGGCCGCCAGATGTACGCGCTCACGCCGCGCTTCGCGCCGACGTCGACCGAGGCGCAGCTGGAAGCGTGCGGCGAACTCGCGCGCCGCCATCCGGACGTGTTCGTGCAAAGCCACGTCGCGGAAAACGTCGACGAGGTGAAATGGGTGGCCGAGCTGTTCCCCGGCCATCGCAGCTATCTCGACATCTACGACCGCTACGGGCTGCTGCGTCCGCGCGCGGTGTACGGTCACTGCATCCATCTCGACGACGAGGATCGCCGCCGGATGGCCGAGACACGCACCGTCGTCGCGCACTGCCCGACATCCAACTTCTTCCTCGGCAGCGGCCTGTTCGACTTCGACAAGGCCGGCGAACATGACGTGCCGGTCACGCTCGCGACCGACGTCGGCGGCGGCACGTCGTTCTCGATGCTGCAGACGATGAACGAGGCGCACAAGGTCGCGCGGCTGTCGGGCCATCACCTGACCGCCACGCGGATGTTCTGGCTCGCGACGGCCGGCGCCGCGCAGGCGCTCGATCTCGCCGACACGGTCGGCACGCTCAAGCCGCGCACCGAAGCCGACTTCGTCGTGCTCGATCCGCAGGCGACGCCGCTGCTCGCGCGCCGCACGAAGCGCGCGGAGTCGCTCGAGGAACTGCTGTTCGCGTTCGCGCTGCTCGGCGACGACCGCGCGGTGTACCGCACCTATGCAGCCGGCGAACTCGTGCACGAGCGCGGCGCCGCGCGCCGCCCGGCCGCCGCGTAA
- a CDS encoding adenosine deaminase, whose translation MTPTFKDKIARAPKAELHIHIEGSLEPELIFALAQRNGVKLAYDSIDALRAAYAFTDLQSFLDIYYAGASVLLTEQDFYDMTAAYCERALADNVVHTELFFDPQTHTERGVPIETVVAGIERALADAEARGLSSKLILCFLRHLSEEDALATFESALPLFERYRHRLIGVGLDSSELGHPPTKFARVFEKARALGLKLVAHAGEEGPPAYIYEALDVLKVDRIDHGVRSIEDAALVERLAKTRTALTVCPLSNLKLCVFDDMAKHTLKALLDRGVAVTINSDDPAYFGGYVNENYFATAEGLQLTDAEVHAVIRNGFEASFIEPAQRDALYARLDAYWQAA comes from the coding sequence ATGACCCCGACATTCAAGGACAAGATTGCCCGTGCGCCGAAAGCGGAGCTGCACATCCATATCGAAGGCTCGCTCGAGCCCGAGCTGATCTTCGCGCTCGCGCAGCGCAACGGCGTGAAGCTCGCGTACGACTCGATCGACGCGCTGCGCGCCGCGTACGCGTTCACCGACCTGCAATCGTTCCTCGACATCTACTACGCCGGCGCGAGCGTGCTGCTCACCGAGCAGGATTTCTACGACATGACGGCCGCGTACTGCGAGCGCGCGCTCGCCGACAACGTCGTCCACACCGAACTGTTCTTCGACCCGCAGACGCACACCGAGCGCGGCGTGCCGATCGAGACGGTCGTCGCGGGCATCGAGCGCGCACTCGCCGATGCCGAAGCGCGCGGGCTGTCGAGCAAGCTGATTCTGTGTTTCCTGCGCCACCTGTCCGAAGAGGACGCGCTCGCGACGTTCGAATCCGCGTTGCCGCTGTTCGAGCGCTATCGTCATCGCCTGATCGGCGTGGGGCTCGATTCGTCCGAGCTCGGCCATCCGCCGACGAAGTTCGCACGTGTGTTCGAAAAGGCGCGCGCACTCGGGCTGAAGCTCGTCGCGCACGCGGGCGAGGAAGGCCCGCCCGCCTACATCTACGAAGCGCTCGACGTGCTGAAGGTCGACCGGATCGACCACGGCGTGCGCAGCATCGAGGATGCGGCGCTCGTCGAGCGTCTCGCGAAAACGCGCACGGCGCTCACCGTCTGCCCGCTGTCGAACCTGAAGCTGTGCGTGTTCGACGACATGGCGAAGCACACACTGAAGGCGCTGCTCGATCGCGGCGTGGCGGTGACGATCAACTCCGACGATCCGGCCTATTTCGGCGGCTACGTCAATGAAAACTACTTCGCGACGGCCGAAGGGCTGCAGCTCACGGATGCCGAAGTCCATGCGGTGATCCGCAACGGCTTCGAGGCGTCGTTCATCGAACCCGCGCAGCGCGACGCACTGTACGCGCGCCTCGACGCGTACTGGCAGGCCGCGTGA
- the xdhC gene encoding xanthine dehydrogenase accessory protein XdhC, which yields MEAWLGDLQQLLAHGEAAVLVTVAHTDGSAPREVGTKMLVTRDTARHTIGGGHLEWKAIEIARHLLKDGAHVPHARRLERLALGPSLGQCCGGAVVLAFERLDVGDLGWIMSLAKRVAAGAATVRSVSFGPSPGAPLLSEPESEAARADCLLWETGGVSLMTETIAPYAFPVVLFGAGHIGTALVKVLATLPCHVRWIDGPDAVFPPADALAGIGNLAIDAAASPADAVDAAPPQSYFVVMTHDHALDFVLAERILRRGDYAYFGMTGSRTKRVQFDHRLAAIGIDPAQVARMRCPIGVEGIIDKAPEVIAISVAAQLLQAVEANASAQASSTY from the coding sequence ATGGAAGCCTGGCTCGGCGATCTGCAGCAACTGCTCGCGCACGGCGAAGCGGCCGTGCTCGTGACGGTCGCGCACACCGACGGCTCCGCGCCGCGCGAAGTCGGCACCAAGATGCTCGTCACGCGCGACACGGCCCGCCATACGATCGGCGGTGGTCATCTGGAGTGGAAGGCGATCGAGATCGCGCGGCATCTGCTGAAGGACGGCGCGCACGTGCCGCACGCACGCCGGCTCGAGCGGCTCGCGCTCGGCCCGAGCCTCGGCCAGTGCTGCGGCGGCGCCGTGGTGCTCGCGTTCGAGCGGCTCGACGTCGGCGACCTCGGCTGGATCATGTCGCTCGCGAAGCGCGTGGCGGCCGGCGCCGCGACCGTGCGTAGCGTATCATTCGGCCCCTCGCCGGGCGCGCCGCTGTTGAGCGAGCCCGAATCGGAAGCCGCGCGCGCCGACTGCCTGCTGTGGGAAACCGGCGGCGTATCGCTGATGACCGAAACGATCGCGCCGTATGCGTTCCCCGTCGTGCTGTTCGGCGCGGGGCACATCGGAACTGCGCTCGTGAAGGTGCTGGCGACGCTGCCGTGCCACGTGCGCTGGATCGACGGGCCCGATGCGGTGTTCCCGCCGGCCGACGCGCTCGCCGGCATCGGCAACCTCGCGATCGACGCGGCCGCTTCCCCGGCGGACGCGGTCGACGCGGCGCCGCCGCAGTCCTACTTCGTCGTGATGACGCACGACCACGCACTCGATTTCGTGCTGGCCGAGCGCATCCTGCGACGCGGCGACTATGCCTACTTCGGGATGACCGGCTCGCGCACGAAACGCGTGCAGTTCGATCATCGCCTCGCCGCGATCGGCATCGACCCGGCCCAGGTCGCGCGGATGCGCTGCCCGATCGGTGTCGAAGGCATCATCGACAAGGCGCCCGAAGTGATCGCGATCTCGGTGGCCGCGCAGTTGCTGCAGGCCGTCGAGGCGAATGCGTCCGCGCAGGCTTCCTCTACTTACTGA
- a CDS encoding disulfide bond formation protein B — MNDYTLALRRERRLLMLLGWVCIALLAGALYLQYVKNEDPCPLCIIQRYFFCAIGIFAFLAAGIRNWRGVWVLELLIAIAAAGGVGTAARHLSIQMNPGFSCGFDTLQPIVDSLPPAQWFPGMFKVAGLCETVYPPIFGILLPGWALIGFAVILVAVVASLWRHRRKLAS; from the coding sequence ATGAACGACTACACGCTTGCACTACGCCGCGAACGCCGCCTGCTGATGCTGCTCGGATGGGTGTGCATCGCCCTGCTGGCCGGTGCGCTGTATCTGCAGTACGTGAAGAACGAAGACCCGTGCCCGCTGTGCATCATCCAGCGCTACTTCTTCTGCGCGATCGGGATCTTCGCGTTCCTGGCCGCCGGAATCCGCAACTGGCGCGGCGTCTGGGTGCTCGAACTGCTGATCGCGATCGCCGCGGCCGGCGGTGTCGGCACGGCCGCACGGCACCTGTCGATCCAGATGAATCCGGGCTTCAGCTGCGGCTTCGACACGCTGCAGCCGATCGTCGACAGCCTGCCGCCCGCGCAGTGGTTCCCCGGCATGTTCAAGGTCGCCGGGCTGTGCGAGACCGTCTACCCGCCGATTTTCGGCATCCTGCTGCCCGGCTGGGCGCTGATCGGCTTCGCCGTGATCCTGGTCGCGGTCGTCGCGAGCCTCTGGCGTCATCGCCGCAAGCTGGCGAGCTGA
- a CDS encoding amidase, whose translation MTTFTPFPPLAQLAADLAAGRTTSRALVDTALDRIADPSGQGAVVFTKVDADNARAAADAHDRLRAAGTVLSPLAGIPVSVKDLFDVAGQVTRAGSRVLDGAPAARTDAVAVARLKRAGAVLVGRTNMSEFAFSGLGLNPHFGNPRSPYHRDVPGDARISGGSSSGAAASVADGMAAVALGTDTGGSIRIPAALCGLTGFKPTASRIPTQGGVPLSTTLDSFGPIGLTVACCALVDRMLAGLEPHVPAARPLEGVRLGVLTNYVTDGVDADVAAALDTALKHLEAAGAIVTEVRFPALDRLPEINRFGFSPIEAYAWHRPLLATHRDQYDPRVLTRILKGEPASAADYLDLLAARAAMLDEAAHTVWSRFDALIAPTVPVVPPRIAELETDDDAFTRTNALILRNPSAFNFLDACGLSLPCHPRDAAPVGLMLAAAPHRDDALLAIGQSVEAVLNTIR comes from the coding sequence ATGACCACTTTCACGCCGTTTCCCCCGCTCGCCCAGCTCGCCGCCGACCTCGCCGCCGGCCGGACCACGAGCCGCGCGCTCGTCGACACCGCGCTCGACCGGATCGCCGATCCGTCTGGCCAGGGCGCCGTCGTCTTCACCAAAGTCGATGCGGACAATGCCCGCGCGGCCGCCGACGCACACGACCGGCTGCGCGCCGCGGGCACCGTGCTGTCGCCGCTCGCGGGCATTCCGGTGTCGGTCAAGGACCTGTTCGACGTCGCGGGCCAGGTCACGCGCGCGGGGTCGCGCGTGCTCGACGGCGCACCGGCCGCGCGCACCGATGCGGTCGCCGTCGCACGGCTCAAGCGGGCGGGCGCGGTACTGGTCGGCCGCACCAACATGAGCGAATTCGCGTTCTCCGGGCTCGGGCTGAATCCGCACTTCGGCAACCCGCGCTCGCCGTATCACCGCGACGTGCCGGGCGACGCACGGATTTCGGGCGGCTCGTCGTCGGGAGCGGCCGCGTCGGTCGCCGACGGGATGGCCGCCGTCGCGCTCGGCACCGACACCGGCGGCTCGATCCGCATTCCGGCCGCGCTGTGCGGGCTGACGGGCTTCAAGCCGACCGCGAGCCGAATTCCGACGCAAGGCGGCGTGCCGCTGTCGACGACGCTCGACTCGTTCGGCCCGATCGGCCTGACGGTCGCGTGCTGCGCACTCGTCGACCGGATGCTGGCGGGGCTCGAGCCGCACGTCCCGGCCGCCCGGCCGCTCGAAGGCGTACGGCTCGGCGTGCTGACGAACTACGTGACGGACGGCGTCGATGCCGACGTCGCGGCCGCGCTCGACACCGCGCTCAAGCATCTCGAAGCCGCCGGCGCGATCGTCACCGAAGTGCGCTTTCCCGCGCTCGACCGGCTCCCGGAGATCAACCGTTTCGGCTTCTCGCCGATCGAGGCGTACGCGTGGCATCGTCCGCTGCTCGCCACGCATCGCGACCAGTACGACCCGCGCGTGCTGACGCGCATCCTGAAGGGCGAACCGGCGAGCGCGGCCGACTATCTCGACCTGCTCGCCGCACGCGCCGCGATGCTCGACGAAGCCGCGCACACGGTGTGGTCGCGCTTCGATGCGCTCATCGCGCCGACGGTCCCTGTCGTGCCGCCGCGCATCGCCGAACTCGAAACGGACGACGACGCGTTCACGCGCACCAACGCGCTGATCCTGCGCAACCCGAGCGCGTTCAACTTCCTCGATGCGTGCGGGCTGTCGCTGCCGTGCCATCCGCGCGACGCAGCGCCGGTCGGCCTGATGCTCGCGGCGGCGCCGCATCGCGACGACGCGCTGCTCGCGATCGGCCAGTCGGTCGAGGCCGTGCTGAACACGATCCGCTGA